A stretch of DNA from Candidatus Zixiibacteriota bacterium:
CCCAGCATGAATGCCGCGGTGCGCATGTTGACTTGGTATTGCTGCGCCATCGCATGGACGTCGTTGAATGCGGCCACCATCGCGATCTCGAGGCGGCGATTGACTTCGTCCTCCGTCCAGTAATAGCCGATGCGATTTTGGACCCACTCGAAGTACGACACCGTCACGCCGCCGGCGTTGCAGAGAATATCGGGAATGATGAACACGCCCTTTTTGTCGAGGATGGCGTCTGCCTCGGGCGTAGTCGGGCCGTTGGCGCCCTCGGCGATGAGTTTGGCCTTGACGTCGCCGGCGTTTTCGGCGGTGATCAGATTTTCCAGTGCCGCCGGCACGAGGATTTCGACATCGAGCGCGACGAGTTCGTCATTGGTGACCGGCGTGGTGCCGGGGAAGCCAACGACCGAGCCAGTGGCGGCAGTGTGCGCGATCAGACGCGGAATGTCAAGGCCGCTGGTGTTCATCACTCCGCCCATCACGTCGGTGACGGCGACGATCTTGACGCCGAGTGCATGCAGCAGTTCGGCCGCGACCGAGCCGACGTTGCCGAAGCCAACGACACCGGCGGTCGCTTTTTTTAGATCCCTGCCCAGCGCCTTGTAAGCTTCGCGCACGGCCAGCATGACGCCGCGGCCCGTGGCCTCACGGCGACCGTGCGACCCGCCGACGACGAACGGCTTGCCCGTTACCACGGCGGCTTCGGTGTGCCGCACATGCATCGAATAAGTATCCATGATCCACGCCATCGTCTGTTCGTTGGTGTTGACGTCGGGCGCGGGCACGTCGGAGTCGGGGCCGAAGATATCGAGCAGATCGGCGGTGTAGCGGCGGGTCAGGCGTTCGAGCTCGCCCTTGGACATCTTCTTTGGATCGCAGGTAATTCCGCCCTTGGCGCCGCCGAAGGGGATATTCACGACCGCGCATTTCCAAGTCATCCAACTGGCGAGGGCCTGCACTTCATCGAGCGAGACCTTGGGATGAAAGCGAATCCCGCCCTTGGCCGGGCCGCGGACGATCGAGTGCTGGACGCGATAGCCGGTAAAGACTCGAAATGTCCCGTTGTCCATCTGGATCGGCAGGTTAACTATGACGCTCCGACGCGGCTGTTTCATGATTTCCACCAGCGCCGGGTCGATTTTCAGCAGCGAGGCGGCCGCATCGATTTGTGCGAGGACGTTGTCGAA
This window harbors:
- a CDS encoding Glu/Leu/Phe/Val dehydrogenase yields the protein MKQPRRSVIVNLPIQMDNGTFRVFTGYRVQHSIVRGPAKGGIRFHPKVSLDEVQALASWMTWKCAVVNIPFGGAKGGITCDPKKMSKGELERLTRRYTADLLDIFGPDSDVPAPDVNTNEQTMAWIMDTYSMHVRHTEAAVVTGKPFVVGGSHGRREATGRGVMLAVREAYKALGRDLKKATAGVVGFGNVGSVAAELLHALGVKIVAVTDVMGGVMNTSGLDIPRLIAHTAATGSVVGFPGTTPVTNDELVALDVEILVPAALENLITAENAGDVKAKLIAEGANGPTTPEADAILDKKGVFIIPDILCNAGGVTVSYFEWVQNRIGYYWTEDEVNRRLEIAMVAAFNDVHAMAQQYQVNMRTAAFMLGLKRVIDVIMLRGVYA